Proteins encoded in a region of the Bacillus methanolicus genome:
- a CDS encoding thiamine pyrophosphate-dependent dehydrogenase E1 component subunit alpha gives MAENRHNALGLSDENVLEMYETMLLARRIDERMWLLNRAGKIPFVISCQGQEAAQVGAAFALDRDKDYVLPYYRDIGIVLTFGMTARELMLSGFAKAEDPNSGGRQMPGHFSKKKNRIVTGSSPVTTQVPHAVGIALAGRMEGKDLVALVSFGEGSSNQGDFHEGANFAGVHKLPVIFMCENNKYAISVPYEKQVACEKVSDRAIGYGMPGITVDGNDPLEVYKAVKEAADRGRRGEGPSLIEAITYRLTPHSSDDDDRSYRAPDEIAAAKTKDPIITFGAYLKEVGVMTDDLEKEVNDRVMKIVNEATDYAENAPYAEPEHALKHVYAEK, from the coding sequence ATGGCTGAAAATCGGCATAATGCTTTAGGTTTAAGCGATGAAAATGTGTTGGAAATGTATGAAACAATGCTTTTGGCGCGCCGTATTGATGAACGCATGTGGCTTTTAAACCGTGCGGGAAAAATTCCTTTCGTCATTTCTTGCCAAGGTCAAGAGGCAGCACAAGTTGGTGCAGCGTTTGCTCTTGACCGGGATAAAGACTATGTATTGCCTTATTACCGTGATATCGGTATTGTGTTAACTTTTGGTATGACTGCAAGAGAATTGATGCTATCCGGATTTGCAAAAGCTGAAGATCCTAACTCCGGAGGCCGCCAAATGCCCGGGCATTTCAGCAAAAAGAAAAACCGTATTGTGACAGGTTCATCTCCGGTTACAACACAAGTTCCGCATGCTGTTGGGATAGCATTGGCAGGACGTATGGAAGGGAAAGATCTCGTGGCATTAGTAAGCTTCGGTGAAGGTTCATCCAACCAGGGAGATTTCCATGAAGGTGCAAACTTTGCGGGAGTTCATAAATTGCCTGTTATTTTCATGTGCGAAAACAACAAATATGCCATTTCTGTTCCGTATGAAAAACAAGTAGCTTGCGAAAAGGTTTCTGACCGTGCGATCGGTTATGGAATGCCTGGCATTACTGTGGACGGAAACGATCCTCTTGAAGTATATAAAGCCGTAAAGGAAGCGGCAGACCGCGGACGCCGCGGCGAGGGACCATCATTAATTGAGGCAATTACCTATCGTCTAACCCCTCATTCTTCAGACGATGACGACCGAAGTTATCGTGCTCCTGATGAAATAGCGGCAGCAAAAACGAAGGATCCGATTATTACTTTTGGAGCTTACTTAAAAGAAGTCGGAGTAATGACTGATGATTTGGAAAAAGAGGTTAATGACCGTGTTATGAAAATAGTAAATGAAGCGACAGATTATGCTGAAAATGCGCCGTATGCGGAACCGGAACACGCGTTGAAACATGTTTATGCTGAGAAGTAA
- the lpdA gene encoding dihydrolipoyl dehydrogenase, with product MAQEYDLVILGGGTGGYVAAIRASQLGLKTAVIEKEKLGGTCLHKGCIPSKALLRSAEVFATAKRGEEFGVIANEVSLNFSKVQERKNKIVGQLYRGVQHLMKQGKIDVYKGTGRMLGPSIFSPMPGTISVEMNNGEENEMLIPKNVIIATGSRPRTLPGLEPDNEFVLTSDEALAMESLPNSIIIVGGGVIGIEWASMLSDFGVDVTVIEYAERIIPTEDNEISKEMQRLMKKKGVKIATNAKVLPETLQKGDGVIISAEVKGEQRVFKAEKILVTVGRQANIEGIGLENTDIQVENGCIKVNEYFQTKESHIYAIGDCIGGLQLAHVASHEGIVAVEHIAGQNPSPIDYSLVSKCIYSNPEAASVGFTEDEAKEKGYKVKVGKFSFRAIGKALVFGESDGFVKIVADEETDDILGVHMIGPHVTDMISEAGLARVLDATPWEIAHTIHPHPTLSEAIGEAALAVDGKAIHS from the coding sequence GTGGCTCAAGAATATGATTTAGTGATCCTTGGCGGCGGTACCGGTGGTTATGTTGCAGCCATTCGCGCCTCACAGCTCGGTCTTAAAACAGCCGTCATTGAAAAAGAAAAGCTGGGCGGAACTTGCTTGCATAAAGGATGTATTCCAAGTAAGGCTCTTCTTAGAAGCGCAGAAGTATTTGCGACCGCGAAACGCGGAGAAGAATTTGGCGTCATCGCGAATGAAGTCAGCTTAAATTTCAGCAAAGTACAGGAGCGGAAAAATAAGATTGTTGGCCAGCTTTATCGAGGGGTCCAGCATCTAATGAAACAGGGGAAAATCGATGTTTACAAAGGTACCGGCCGCATGTTGGGACCGTCTATTTTTTCACCTATGCCAGGTACAATTTCCGTTGAGATGAATAATGGGGAAGAAAATGAAATGCTTATTCCTAAAAACGTGATCATTGCAACCGGATCGCGACCACGCACCCTTCCTGGATTAGAGCCGGACAATGAGTTTGTGTTGACCTCTGATGAAGCTCTTGCCATGGAATCTCTCCCGAATTCGATCATTATTGTAGGCGGAGGTGTCATCGGGATTGAGTGGGCATCCATGCTTTCAGACTTCGGTGTTGATGTAACTGTCATAGAGTATGCGGAACGTATTATTCCAACTGAAGATAATGAGATTTCTAAAGAAATGCAGCGCCTAATGAAAAAGAAAGGTGTAAAAATCGCAACAAATGCAAAAGTTCTCCCTGAAACTCTTCAAAAGGGTGACGGGGTAATCATTTCCGCCGAAGTAAAAGGCGAGCAAAGAGTATTTAAAGCGGAAAAAATTCTTGTTACTGTAGGCCGCCAAGCAAATATTGAAGGAATCGGCCTAGAAAATACAGATATACAAGTTGAAAATGGCTGTATTAAAGTGAATGAATATTTTCAAACGAAAGAATCTCATATTTATGCAATTGGCGATTGTATCGGCGGCCTGCAGCTTGCCCATGTTGCATCCCATGAAGGAATTGTTGCTGTTGAGCACATTGCCGGCCAAAATCCATCTCCTATTGATTATAGTCTTGTGTCAAAATGCATATATAGTAATCCGGAAGCAGCAAGCGTCGGTTTTACCGAAGACGAAGCGAAAGAAAAAGGCTACAAAGTAAAAGTGGGCAAATTCTCTTTCCGGGCTATTGGAAAGGCGCTTGTGTTCGGAGAATCAGATGGCTTTGTTAAAATTGTTGCAGATGAGGAGACAGATGATATCCTTGGAGTTCATATGATTGGTCCACACGTAACAGATATGATTTCTGAAGCAGGATTGGCGCGTGTCCTGGATGCAACCCCTTGGGAAATTGCCCATACCATTCACCCGCATCCAACATTATCAGAAGCGATTGGAGAAGCCGCACTCGCAGTAGACGGAAAAGCAATCCATTCTTGA